The Sabethes cyaneus chromosome 1, idSabCyanKW18_F2, whole genome shotgun sequence DNA segment ggctatgatatcaaaatcatctgcgaagcctaggagCTGGATACTTTTACGGAAAAACGTGCCACTCGTTTCATTACCCGCTCGTCGAATCACCCCCATCACCATCAAAATAACAGCAAGGAGttatgtaaaatgttaaaacagtTGATTTAAAGTAAAGATAATTCTCCGCGGTCCATAACTTTTAATGGCACAGAAGAACAATCGAGTCAAGTAATAGCGAATAAATTCAACAGTTATTTTGTTGATAGTGTTcagctgatcaatcaaagtattgaTTTGGTCAGTGGACCTCACGAATACACAGCCGATTTCTAATAATATAAGTTTTGACGGATTTCGCCCTATTACTTTATTGATTACGGTCCATGGAAACGAATTCAACCGCTTACAAGTATTAATTAGATGCTTACAATTTACTGTAAAATAATATTAGTCCGTGAATGCTCTGCAGTGTTTGTGTTCTCATTTTTTTTGCCATGACAAATATCTTCACTTTGCTGGGCATTGCACAATAAAATCTTGGATTTTGAGACCACCCTATGTTCAAATTAATaaggaaaagtaaaaaaacgCTAGCGGTACCACTATTACCACTGATTATGCTATAATCTTAGTTGTGCTTTACCTGCTTATCTGTTAGGGGTTAGTAGACGAAAATAAGCTGAGAAGTTTTCATTTGAATGCTCAGCATGCTGCTATCCTGTTGAATTGAAATCAATCtgacccttttgaaaattaaaagatTTTTTGATCTTATTGTGACACATCTGTTTACCTTTATAGAACGCTTGAATCAATGCCCTAAAGCTACATCCTAAATCTTTTTGTTAAGCAATCTTAGGGGCTAATGTTTTTTGAAAGTACcttaataaaacataaatttgacatttttgttttgcaaaactAGTACTATTTACAGGCTACAGTAGTGCTACGCATATAGGGACTCGCGGGGTGTAATAATCCAATCCATTTCCAGATTTTTTTCGGCTAGCAAATATCACTTTTAGATGAAATTTTATAAAACTTGCGTTGCTCTCTGTAGACGATCAAAATGGCACTCTCCCAAATATACATCCGGTCCATGTATAAGTAAACCTAGCGCTCGCTGCTGTCCAAACGCACAGTGCTTATCAGCGAAGGAGCCGTACCTGTTCGATCGTCCGGTCTTCTTAATCCGAAAAACTGTCGCTCCAGTAGGTGGAAGTGAGCGGTGCGACACATTTAAACAGATCTCTCCCGCTGTTGGCCGGCGAGGGTTGTTccagttttttcttcttttctgcacTCCCTGAGGACAATGGTTTTTTGGAATCAGACTCGCGACGCTTCTGGATGTCCTTTTGCCGCTGCTGTTGCTTCTTGAGTTCCTTGGCCTTCATCTTTTCCGCTCGTTTTTTATCATCCTGATCATGCCGTTCCAAGTGATTAGACAGATAAACCTTTGATTTAAAGGTTTTCTCACACTTGGTACAGGGGAATAAGTCGCCTTTGTGGGTCTGAAGATGCTCCTTTAGTTCGACGCCGGTTTTGAAAGTTTCGTCGCACTTCGTACAATCGTGAGTTTTGCGTTGTTTAATCGGTTTATCATCTTCGCTGTCCGATgagcttgcttctggcgcttcaATATAGACAACATTAGCTATTCCTGGGGATTTTGCTTTCGTGGCTGATTTTGGAGGGCGACCTGGACCGCGACGAGGGACTGCTGGCGATGCAGTAGGAGGACTTGCTAGTTTAAATCCTGGTTGTCGACCTCGTCTTCGCTTAACGCCAGTTACAATTCCTGGAGTAGATTCTGATTTCGGTCTACGGCCCCGTCTTTTCGGTGTCCTTTTCTTTTTGTTCGCTGGCTCAAAGCTATCGTCAGACGTAACTGGTTCTGACTCGACTTCCGACTGAGAAACTTTATATTCATCATCATCCTGCGGTTCGTCTTCATTTTCCTCCTCGTCTGACATAGGGCAATTTACGATTACAAAATCCGTAGTTCTCCGACTCTTGTTATAAGCACGCTTCAATGTTTTTCGAAGTTCCTTATCGGTGTTTTCGCAAGTGTTCTTGAAATCAAACGCGATTCTAACTTTTTCTACGCatttttgacaaattttatGCGGTAGATGGTCTCTTTCTGTTATCCGAACGGTCGGACAGATTTTTATAATAATGTCACAAATTCTTATTGAagattcaaaatcaaaaatattggataagttttccttAGAAGTGCACACCCGACATATTTCCAAATCTGCGGGTTCTCCGTCTTTGCGGCGCACTTTAGGTTTATCTTTTTCCTCTGCTTTTACTTTATCTTCTTTCTTATCTTCGGACTGATCTCCTTCCTGTTGATTATCTGCTTCGAGTTCGTTATCTTCTTCTAATCTCTCTTCTTtcatttcttcgtcttcttccATTTTGTTCTCATCGTTTGCCGGATCTTCGGTTGGTTTCGGGTCCGCAACGTCTAGCGCAGAAGATGCCTCCTCCGGCTGGTGATTTTCCAGAGACTCTTCCATCGCTTCATCGTGGTTTCTTTCGGCTTCTAACTGTTCCATTGCTACCGGAATTACCTCCACTTGTTCCCCCTTATATGTTTCGGAATCTaaattttcgttatcttccactgGTTCGTGTACTATAATGCTATCCCGCTCCTGGAAATGGTTTTCTTTTAATGTCTCAACTGAAAGTTCAGTAGTTTGCTGATAAATATTATTGGGATCCTGCACGTAATGTTGCTGTTCTGTAACTTCTCCTGTTTGACCACTGTATACGATATTTCCATATGAATTACCACCGTATTTTACCACGTATTTTACCGGATTCCCCAGCCAGCATCAGCCAACCAAACTTTTGCATGGAATATGCAAGCTTCTCTATCAGTGACACAGAGGGAAAATAGACGCGTTTGCGGTATAACGTAATTTCACCGGCAGATTCCGAAATATTACTCTCAACAATTACAACAGTTGGCAGTTTATCACTTCCGCTAACTTTTTGCAACGAAATCATCGACTTTGTAATTAAAAAACCCGCCCAAAAACACTTTTAAACGCTGCGGCGTGGAAGCAAAACACAACACACTCGGAAATTTTCGACCGCCATTTGCAGAGTTGAAGATTTGCCTTTTGCAGAGTTgaaggatatttgtttttctttagagaaatcggctggtatcgacaatgttaacgcaaaagtaatacaagattgctttcatgtcattggaCACGACTTGCTGGACCTagttaatgaatcgttgcaaactgggcacgtgcctAAAGTTTGGAAAGAGTCACTTGTGATTTctattcccaaagttaatggaacggataaagccgaagagtaccgtcctattaacatattTCACACATTAGAAAAAATTTTAGAGCTTGTTGTCAAAGGCCAGCTTATGAATTACTTAAATTATAATCATTTGctaattccagagcaatcaggctACCAAGAGGAACactcttgtgaaactgcattaaatctggtgctagcaaaatggaaagaaaaaatcgaagctaaagaaactattcttgctatatttttggatctaaaacgcgcgtttgaaacaatctctaggcccttattgttacaaaccttgaagcgatttggtattgtaggaatggcatataaatggtttgaaagctatttatgtgacagaactcagaaaactcactttgataatttgaattctgattcccttgccaacacacttggtgtaccgcaaggaagtgtGTTGGGGCCCCTTTTGTTCATAATGTATTtcaatgacatgaaacgagttttacggttctgtgacataaatttgtttgcggacgacactgttctattcattgcgGCTAAGGACCCTAATGAAATTGTCACACATttaaaccaagatttacattatctttcgaattggtTAAAATTTAAACAGCTTAAGACCAACATTAGcaagacaaaatatatgattaCTCCAAGCCAGACGTAAACGAtgaaattgatggtgagactattgagtagtagtagtaggagaaagccaccatcatttcaaggacttgccaatgtatgtgggtagaattacagtagatccgaatttgattatcaaatgaatttcacactaatgctgttacagaagggccaaaagggattaggcggacccacaagcagaggcacttgtgcgcattccggggttataagagtcgccttccagcattaggatccttccatgtaataatcaatttcgctgtaccaactttaacccacgtgatgatttgtttgttttaaattgagaagtgccatatttgcttcaaaccttaaggattcaggttggcaatccactcatccagccttccacatttatgatttctATAATAacactgttaataatatgatattaagatgaaatgtggaatatatataggtaaaaatagaacaatctcaccagcagtccttcgtatgaaataaagtagcgtcctttgaagtttcataagtgcttctaatagttaaattgaatttttcattctggtatccatgtgcagtattaacactcgttttggccaaagtttttactgtatagcagtagatgcttcataagctaaaacgaaaaaaataattaaaataactcattaggcttaccaattagctaggccgtgtggctccgccgtctgcccaaaacctcggttttgaagtcaggcagccggaaaccacccagcatcgcacctcctagcttggctactcaatagagcattaccaggtatggccacggggaggcgctaggtaggggcttgggatggctagagctatattggacgctcctcatttaccTTCCCCATTTTATACCCAAATTGATGGTGAGACTATTGACCGCGTAAATGAACTTAAGTATTTTGGAGTAACcattgatgacaagttaacctttaagtctcacattgataatgtcatcgaaaaatggcgaaaaagtacggtgtcttgtgccgtttaaaaaatgaattaacgattagtagtaaaattcttttatataagtcaatcatttcaccaAATATAGATTTTTGCTCATCCATCCTGCTCCTTGCAAACGATACccaaatattgaagttgcagcgcttgcaaattaaagttatgcgattaattttaagatggaatagatacacttcctcatatattatgctggacgcattgcaatggctttctgtgaagcaaagagtttattttttgataatggtgtttctatataaaattcttaaCGGGATGgtacctcgatatttgtgtgaccGAATTGAACGAGGAAGAGATTTGCAttcgtacaacactagaaacgcggaagatgcaagaacgccacattttttgtttggaagatcacagaactcttgtacaaaggaataaattatttcaattcgatgctcagagaaataaaacgtgcagcaacaatggcggAATTCAAAAGGCTTTGCATTTCACACATAAAATCTACCTTATAGACAcaatttgatgaatttttttttattaattttagaagattgtatatttagttattttttgtatatttagtggatatagtaagttatcatgttcattgatgatgatggatttgaaattgttattattattaattaaaaaagtttagagaaggctacacatacagacatactcaatctggaaattgaatgatcaggttaaagtcctgaacaaagggtttggagcggaagctggataggcttgggtttgcttgtggactttggaactcgtataccatcgctttgTTGCGGAGTTGTATATCGAGCACCAAAGTTCTGCAGGATCTCCGTCGTAGatctagatcgttatctagaaccaactCTGACCAGCTTGTGCTGCTAAATATTAGATTCAATTCCTAATCatgtccagataattttcgggttgaaaaagttttggacgagccttggacattttttgaaaatgttgatattcacttgaaagtttgatatgtctgcattagaagccagttcgttatttgcttttgcatctggctacattgttattacataaatatcttaatagataaatcgtctcgctcaaaccgttgtaggggtatgagatgggaccatcatcatcaccaccatcgggcgttgtctggctaccaagatattgaaaggcgtctacctgctcaacttgttgtccggCTACTGGGAGTTGGTgggttggtggaattgtcagtgttcactaccatagactttgttttcgctacattgactgtgagatctGCTGCCTGGGAGTTCTCGGAGAGgtaatctaacttgctctgcatatcgtttccgcattgtgcgagcaagacaatgtcgtcggctaggttgaGGGCATGAGAtcggctcggctgagacggtactgttaaatatattaaaattgagTTGAAATGATCggatacatgccactatcactacaaagagacttacgtagtcctacgtaacctTTCGTTGCCATCCAGCGTCAAGTAGGCTTTACGAGCCTACTGCTTCACCGGATAGATGTTTTTCACCACCACCTTCAGCTGCTCCTTCTGAGTGATTGCCTGCTACTCGGAAATGTCCAGGAAATTCTTCACCGTTTCGTCGGTCACCTCGAACTTTCGGCCCAAGGCCTGGAACGATGAGGCTATCTTActctcggtcttcctcttcagcttcTGGTGCTCTTTACGGTCGCGCAGCACCGTCGGACCAGGCTTCCGGCCATCGCTCTTGCTTTTCTCCAGAAGGGAAAGGATGCTGTGAATAACAAATTGGCTATATCTAGCGAATACGGAGTGTCTCATAATGTCCGATTTCTTCACTCCGGGGAGGAGCttgcagtacgaacaaagcatggAGCGTAGTTGCtagactgttttcgccatgactgttgcaaatcaactgataacgctgtCGATTTTTTTCCATACTCAACGGGATTGCTACGATTGGCGATGCACTGGAAGATGGTAAATTACTCTAAAAAGTTTAATCGGAATCGGAATTTAATCGGTTTAATCGGAAATGTAACTTCTATGTTCATGCAGATGCCTATTATAATCATTTTTCACGTGAGGAATATGCGAACAGAATTTTACTCACAGTTGCTTTGTAAACTGAACAAAGCTTGTTGGAAGTTTTTCAACATAACAGCAGATTCTGTTAAACAATTGCAAGAGAATAAATTAATACAACAATAAAAGTAATGTGTATTTAAATATGTTTTGACTGGCAGAACGAGAGCCTGATGCGGATGTTGCTCGCTCTAAATGGCGATAATAAAGAGTCAATTTCGATAATAACCTGAGCAAGTGACAGGTTGATTGAAAGAAAATGCGATATCATTACGTTTGGGGCTCGGCGGGCAGTCGTCCAACGCTTCTGTCAGGGGATCGGGCGCGCACGGGGGGTCATGCATAATAATAAAATTAGTAAAAGTTCAGCAGAGCACAATTTACGTGCTGCTTAACGCATTGCTGTTCACCTACGATGACAGCTTCATACTGCGTGTCGGGTCGATCTTTCGATGAATTGTGTATTTTCTCTGTTGCTCATTAATAACCGTAAATTACGATAATAAATTGCGGTTTATGTGCACACTCAAAGAGAGCAGCGAAAAATGAAGTCATAACCCGAGAAGTTTTTCGTTTTACATTTAATAGACCGTAATGTCAGTCATCAGTCGTCCGATCAGTCATCGTTCGGCCAATCCGTGTGTGTGGCTTTGCTGGTAACCCGGCGCGCCGCCATGCCGGGGCAATGTCAAGGCCGCTCGTTCGCAGTGTCTCAGCTTGATTGAATCACAATTTAAACTTAAACACAACTGGCTCATTTATGATTCCCCGCCAATGGTttcgtttcttttactttttacttaatAAAGCTCGGTAATGATGGCTGGAAATTCTTCGGTGCGAATTATTTTGTACCATTCTGCTTGCATGGCGGAAGTCGGCTTGCGTTTGAGCGGAATGAAACTAAGCGTGCTTCGAATGACAGAGCGACTTTGTCAGATCGCCTGCGAGGAGCAAAAAAGTGTCAATGATGTGGTTTCTCCTAATTGGATTTGACAGTATTGCTCCGAAGATAGCATTTCCCATGATGAGTCGACGAGTTAAGTGATCCGTAAAACTAGTTTTAAAATATGTAACCGTGAAGTAATGTTTCCATTTAACATCATTTCGATAAGCGGAGCTTCTTTCCGACAACAAGCCCCAAGCGGACCAATAAACCGGCCGATGATGTGTGAATTATACCCGGTAGTGACAAATTCAAAAACACGAAGAAGGTGCTAAAATCCGGCACGGTGACAAACACATCACATTAATCTTGAACTTGGGAGATTTTCAAAAATGCGGCAGGAACTGTAACTGAAGGACAATAAACTTTTAAACTGGGCGGAAgctatatttttgttttggctAATCTAAACCTAATCTCTTCTAAATAATTTTATATTTAATCCATATTTAGATTTCAGTACCAACTCTCCGTACAAGGTGATGTCTTCTCTGCGGTCCAGCGATTCGATACGGTACTTTCGGAGAATTGCCGTAAAAACGGCTTTTTCCTCGAGCAAACCAAATTTCTGACCGATACAGTTTCGCGGTCCCCCACTGAAAGGGATATAAGCATACTGGTGCCTGCCAACGATGTTCTCCGGCAGGAAGCGATCGGGATCGAATTTTTCCGGATtcgggaaaacctccggatcGCGATGCAGCTGATAGAGCACGATGATGGCATTGGCAGTGGCGGGAATTGTGTACTCATCGATTAGCACATCTTCGGTAAGATTTCTGGCAATTATCGGGATACTGGGAAATAGCCGGAGAGCTTCTTTAATGCAGCAGTCtaaatatttcatttcattcaGTTCGCTCATATTCGGAGAGCGGTCCCGATCTTGACCCATCACCGAATCGATTTCTTCGAACAGGCGTTCCTGAATCTGGGGACATGTACCCAGAAGGTAGAGCAACCATCCGATCGCAGTTGCAGTGGTGTCGTGACCGCCAAGAATGAATGTGTCCACTTCTTCACGTATGTCTTGGTCACTTAAGGGTACTCCATCCTGTTTAGTTTCAAGTAGTAAATCCAAAAACGCGAGCTGACGCTTTTGACCGATTTCTGATTTCTCCGCTAATGAAGATTGTAAATTTTGTTGATGTAACAGACGTCGCTGTCTTATGACTTTTTCTGAAAATCCGTGCAGGATTCTCAAACATTCCATTTGACGTgtgtatttttcggtacgtttGAAAATGAAATCGGGATGCAACCAAATATTTTGAAGACGATCTAACATAATTTGTCCAATTCTGTGGATTAAAATAGGGTAAGTAAAATTGTTAAAACTCAATAAAAAATTACCACTAACTCTTCATGTGCTTTGACATACTCCGATCCAAATTGTTCTTGAGCATGAATGGAACATCCCATTGCAGTTTctgtaaaataaaagaaaactcttTAGCTACTAGTTTTTCCGATCTGCTAGTATGAACTCACCACAAAGCACATCCAGTGCGAACAGCGTCGCATATCTTGTGCAATCAAATCCTTCCTCATTTCCAACTTCCTTCTCCAAAATTCTAATCATCGTTCGGGACTGCTGattgaaaatttccaaaaaatccgAAAGCATCTTATAGTTGAAGGTCGGATTCAGCACCTTCCGACGGCGGTACCACTTCGAAGCGGGACACGTTAGCAGCCCATCGCCAAGCCACGGTCGGAGAAAGTTGTAGTCTCGTCCTTTCTCAATGTTAACGCTGCTGCTGAGGATGCGTTCTACGACGGCGGCTTTCGATACGATCACATACGGTACCGACCCGTTCCAGATGCGACTGAGGCCCTGCTTGCGGCCGTACAGCTTGCGGACTGCGATTAGTCGGTTGAACATTTCTGGAATAGGATAGAAGAAATGTGTGGTAATAGAAATGTCAGTGTTGTTTAATGCAAATGCCTAAAGAAAAAGAGTCTAAAGGTCTAAAATAAGTCCAATTGCAATCAGTATTATATCTGAAATGCACTCGAAATTTTGGGGAactaaactatatttattcgaaacAAGATGTTCATGCCAATTGCTtggataacatttactgaatgTCAGAGTTCATTTTGGTAGTAAGGAAACGCTtttaaatttgagttatagtcgcgaaaaATGATGAGGTTGCTGGGGCTTATTGCGGCTTGCGACACTATTGTAATGTCAGTGTGGTTTGAATTTCCAGCAGGACGAACGCATCAATATAACAAAAACTATAACTGTTATAAATCAATC contains these protein-coding regions:
- the LOC128745163 gene encoding zinc finger protein CG2199-like; its protein translation is MEQLEAERNHDEAMEESLENHQPEEASSALDVADPKPTEDPANDENKMEEDEEMKEERLEEDNELEADNQQEGDQSEDKKEDKVKAEEKDKPKVRRKDGEPADLEICRVCTSKENLSNIFDFESSIRICDIIIKICPTVRITERDHLPHKICQKCVEKVRIAFDFKNTCENTDKELRKTLKRAYNKSRRTTDFVIVNCPMSDEEENEDEPQDDDEYKVSQSEVESEPVTSDDSFEPANKKKRTPKRRGRRPKSESTPGIVTGVKRRRGRQPGFKLASPPTASPAVPRRGPGRPPKSATKAKSPGIANVVYIEAPEASSSDSEDDKPIKQRKTHDCTKCDETFKTGVELKEHLQTHKGDLFPCTKCEKTFKSKVYLSNHLERHDQDDKKRAEKMKAKELKKQQQRQKDIQKRRESDSKKPLSSGSAEKKKKLEQPSPANSGRDLFKCVAPLTSTYWSDSFSD
- the LOC128733029 gene encoding cytochrome P450 4c3-like, producing MEKSLVVITLVSQIIHLVKGFHPLTVGLCAVVIIVVFWATSTSGGEGGSSFRTTLISKTKKSVTVKSIQYYVNQLPGPTSLPLLGNSLMLATDREEMFNRLIAVRKLYGRKQGLSRIWNGSVPYVIVSKAAVVERILSSSVNIEKGRDYNFLRPWLGDGLLTCPASKWYRRRKVLNPTFNYKMLSDFLEIFNQQSRTMIRILEKEVGNEEGFDCTRYATLFALDVLCETAMGCSIHAQEQFGSEYVKAHEEIGQIMLDRLQNIWLHPDFIFKRTEKYTRQMECLRILHGFSEKVIRQRRLLHQQNLQSSLAEKSEIGQKRQLAFLDLLLETKQDGVPLSDQDIREEVDTFILGGHDTTATAIGWLLYLLGTCPQIQERLFEEIDSVMGQDRDRSPNMSELNEMKYLDCCIKEALRLFPSIPIIARNLTEDVLIDEYTIPATANAIIVLYQLHRDPEVFPNPEKFDPDRFLPENIVGRHQYAYIPFSGGPRNCIGQKFGLLEEKAVFTAILRKYRIESLDRREDITLYGELVLKSKYGLNIKLFRRD